From Candidatus Bathyarchaeota archaeon:
AGAGGGGATAGGCGAAATATTATCTGAAGGAGTTAAAATTGCAGCCCAAAAAATTGGCAAAGACTCGGAGAAATTAGCACTACATACTAAAGGTGTTGAAATAACCGGCTACGACCTTAGAACATTAAAGACGACTGCTCTAGGTTGCGCGGTTTCTTTCAGAGGAGACCACACCACACATGGCTGCCAAACTTTGGAATTGGCTGGAAAGCTTAGCCGCATCAAGTATGAGGCGGGAAGAGCTAAAATTGTTAAAGACATGGAGGATCAATACGCGTTGATGGACTCGCTGATACTATGCAAGTTCTGCAGTGAAGCCTACTCGGGCTATGACGATTTTGCCAAGCTGTACTCGCTTGTAACGGGCTTAGAAATAACATCCGACGAAATGAGACTCACAGCTGAAAGAATAGTTAACCTTACACGCCTGTTTAACATACGCGAAGGACTTGGAAGAAGAGATGACATGCTTCCATGGAAGGTTATGAACGTTCCCATACCAGGTAAAGGGCCATCTCACATCGCATCCATAAGCCAACAAGAACTCAACATGATGCTGGAAGACTACTACCTGGCTAGAGAATGGAGTGAGGAAGGAGTGCCTAAGCTTGAAAAACTTAAAGAATTGGGCTTAGAGGAGTTCGCCAACATTGTTGACGCAAAATTTGTCAAGGCTTAGGAGGTTATAACAGTTGAGAGTTAAAGCGGTTATGAAAAGTTATGCTCCGGTATTTGTTCTATTAATCGTTATGATAGGGCTGGCGTTTTGTTCCCTCACGCAGGGTTTGGCATGAAAGATGGGTTGCCATCCATAAACTTTCTTAATGGAGTTTTGCTTGTGATAGTTGGACTTGTAGCTGGCTTAATTGCGCGCGCGATTTTCATTCTCAACATAAAAACAAAATTCCTTCCCACAGCATTTATTTTTGAAGTGTTCCATTAGTTGCAGCTAAGCGAAGATAGATTCCGAGATGGGTTTAGTTGGTTTTAAGGTTCTGAGGAGAGGCTACCACTTTTGACTTAAAAGTTGTAGTTTTTCGGGTGTTTTTGCTGGTTTAGGTTTGGAGAGAAGCCTAAATCTTGCTTGTTTGGAAGGTTGAAAATAAACTTAGATTTTTGGTTGTTTAAAAGAGGTGTTAAATCCCCAGTTTTGGTATACAGGCCAAATATGTTTTTCTTAGTTCTTCTTTGTCTATGTGGTGGTATATGTCTATGGCTTCCCTGCGCCGGTCGCCTCTAAGCTCCTTCACGTATTCGCGGGGCATACCGTTCCGTAAAAGCCAAGTTGTGAACCAGTGCCTAAAACAGTGGGGGCCGAAGTGGTCCTCCAGCCTCGGCGAGTCTGGGTTGTGGAAGCCAAGGCGCTTCGCATACTTTACTATGGCCGTGTATAGGCCGTTTCTATCCAGCCTCCCAAGACTTTGGTAACTTATGAAAAGCGCCTTTGTAGGCGGGTTAAGCTTCTCCCTAACCCTAAGCCATCTTCGTAGCGCGGCTGCGCATTCCTCATCAAAGAAAACCGTGCGGTTGCTTCTTTTAGGCGTGGGCTTAAGCGTAATGGAATACTCAGCCCAATTTATGTCCTCAACGTCAAGCCTCAAAAGTTCGCCGCGCCTTATCCCTGTTTTGGCCAGTAATATGGCTATGGCCTTGTCCCTTGGATCCAGAATGGAGTTTACCAGTCGGCTCATCTCCTCAACGCTTAAAAGCCTCCTTTCAGGATCATCATAACCCGCTTTATAGCGTTTAAGATACCGTTTTCTGAAGGGCAGGACAATGTTGCTGGCAACATAGCCCTCAAATGTCAGATAGTCATAGAAGGCTGAAAGCGCCGAAAAATAGTTCTCAACAGTCTTATGCTTTGCTTTGCGTTCATAAACCACGTGTTGGAGAAAATCCCTGAGAACATTAACGTTCACATCGCTGATGTTCAAGCCATGTTTCTCGAGAAA
This genomic window contains:
- a CDS encoding aldehyde ferredoxin oxidoreductase C-terminal domain-containing protein, producing the protein EGIGEILSEGVKIAAQKIGKDSEKLALHTKGVEITGYDLRTLKTTALGCAVSFRGDHTTHGCQTLELAGKLSRIKYEAGRAKIVKDMEDQYALMDSLILCKFCSEAYSGYDDFAKLYSLVTGLEITSDEMRLTAERIVNLTRLFNIREGLGRRDDMLPWKVMNVPIPGKGPSHIASISQQELNMMLEDYYLAREWSEEGVPKLEKLKELGLEEFANIVDAKFVKA
- a CDS encoding tyrosine-type recombinase/integrase translates to MAVDGLSLKTMQKPSALIEDFSKDCHLRGMTKESIRRYISSLRIFAKFLEKHGLNISDVNVNVLRDFLQHVVYERKAKHKTVENYFSALSAFYDYLTFEGYVASNIVLPFRKRYLKRYKAGYDDPERRLLSVEEMSRLVNSILDPRDKAIAILLAKTGIRRGELLRLDVEDINWAEYSITLKPTPKRSNRTVFFDEECAAALRRWLRVREKLNPPTKALFISYQSLGRLDRNGLYTAIVKYAKRLGFHNPDSPRLEDHFGPHCFRHWFTTWLLRNGMPREYVKELRGDRRREAIDIYHHIDKEELRKTYLACIPKLGI